GCTGCGCACGCGCGAGCGCAGCCTCTTTGCCTTCCCCACGTACAGCACCACTCCGTCAGCGCCCTTCCACAGATACACGCCGGGGCCGTCCGGAAGGTGCTGAAGCTTCTGTGCTACCGTTTCGGGAACCGTCACCATCGAAAGTTATACGCCCGAACGCCGCCGCAGTTTCGACGCCAACATCAACGCTTCGGGAATGCGGAGAGCGACGGTGAATACCGCGTACCCGAGCGCAAACGCCGAGAGCGAGATCGCAGCCAGCACCAGCGGGCGCGACGTGGGTACCAGGAACCGGCCCAGCGTGCCCAGCGCAGCCGCACCGAGCCCGGCGATCCACAGTTTCACCACATAGCGCACGGAGAGCCCGGTCCGTCCAATACGCTTCGTAAGGCCGCGCCGCAGCAGAATGAACTCGACCCACCCCGCGATGCCCGCCGACGCGGTGAGACCGGCCGCACCGAGCTTTGGATCGAGACCGAGCCAGCCTGGGAGCTGGAACGCGAAGATGACGCCCAGCACGGTAGTCAGCGCGATACGGATGATCGCGAACTTGAGCGGGGTCCTGGTATCGCGCAGCGCGTAATAGGTCGATGAATCGAGACGTCCGAGCGTGGACGCGAGCAGCCCGACGGTCGATCCGATGAGAATCTCCCATACCCAGACCGTGTTGGCGCGCTTGAATGCGCCTGTCTGGAGGAACGCGCCGGTCACGATGTCGCCCAGAGCGAGGAATCCGATCACGCACGGGACGATGAAAAAGGCGATGCGCTCCATGCCGGCGTTGAGTCGCACGCGAAGCTGTGCTGCGATCTCCTCCGGCGTGCCAAGTGCGCTGGACATTGCCGGCAGCTCCGCCGCGGACACCGACATTCCGAACAGGCTTCCCGGAAGTATGTACAGCGTTTGCGCGTACGCCAGCGACGACACGGTTCCTATCGGCAGATGGTATGCAAGCGCAAGATCGATGAACGCGCTGATCTGCACCACGCCGCGGCTGAGAAAGGCCGACGTGAACTGTTTGAACACTCGCCGCACACCGGGCAGACCGAATTTGAAATTCGGAACGATGGCCGGCGCGACCCGTCGCAGCGTCGGAAGCTGGACCATGAACTGCGCAGCGCTGCCAAGCACAGACGCCCACGCGACTGCCACGACAAGATCCGGCGCCGTGCGATGTGACCCGTAGACGAGCAGCGCACCGATTATCACCGCGTTCCACGCCAGCGGCGCCATGTACGACAGCAGGAACTTGCGATGCGCGTTGAGAACTCCCAGGCACCACGCGGAAAATACGAGCAGGCCGGCGCCGGGAAACAGGATCCGGACGAGCGTCGTCGTGAGCGCGTCCTCCTCCGGAGTCGCGCCCGTGACGGCCAGCCACTGAATGAACGACGACGGAAGGAATCGCGCGAACGGGTGCACGATCTGACTGAGCGTGCTGCCTCCGCCGGCCAGGATCCCAACCAGTTGCGGCGCTGCAAGGACACCGATGAGAACGATCAGCGACGCGACCAGCGCCAGCGCAGTGAACACTGCGCCGGCTAGTTCGGCTGCCTCACGCTTCTCGCCACGCGCCAGCGTGCCGGCATACTCCGGAATGAACGACGCCGAGAGCACGCCTTCGCCGAACAGATTCTGAAGCATGTTCGGAATCCGGAACGCGCCCTGAAATGCATCATTGGCGAGTGACGCACCGAGATAGTGCGCGAAAACGCGCTGCCGAACGAGGCCGGCGAGCTTGCTCGCAAAGATACCGGCCCCGACAAGAAACGCTGCCTGTCCGGTCTGCTCCTCAGCCACCGTGTATCAAGCTGGCAACATGCGTCCTCGCGCCCGCCCGCGCCGCATCGATCACCGCGTTTCCATATCGCGCGAGGAATGGAACGAAGCTCAGGGCCCGCTCCTGCGGAGATCCGCCCGGAAAGAGTGATGCGCGAACAGCTGCGACGTCGTGCAATCTCTCAGACCCGATCTGCTTGATCGCCGCCGCGTAGCGACGTTCCAGCCGCGCCAGCCGATGCTCCACACCCGCGCGCATCGTTCCGACCGATCGCGACAATGCGTCATTCGTCTGCGCATCCCGGCGCATCGCGTCGCTGCTCGACTCGAGCGCACGCCGCAGCGAATCCATGGCATCGCGTACCGGTTCTGAAATCCCCTCGCGCGCGACTCGGCTCTCGACCGCATGCGGATCGGCGAAATCGTCGATGCTCGCGTCCAGTCGCGCGAGCATGCTCTCCACGTGCTCTTCCAGCAGAGTTCCACTCCACCTGGGTGAGATTCTCGGCTGGACCACGCCGAGCGCATCAGCGACAGCTGATACCTGCGCGAAATACGCGACCTCGCCCGGGCCACCGACATACGTGACAGTTGGAAGTATCTGTCGCTCGATGATCGGTCGCAGCAACACGTTCGGACCAAGCCGCCCCGCGCTTGCATCGTCGGCGATCTGCCGGGCTGCACGGAGCGGAACGCGCCGGCGAGTACCGTCCTCCAGCGTTTCGAAAACGAGCGACAGGTTCGGGACGGCGGCTACCTGCGGATGAAATCCCGCGTCGACGATCGCCCTCGTACGCGTGTGTAGCGCCGCGGCGGCGTCATCGGCACTACGGAGGGCGCGAAGGATCGTATCGTGTCCGGCATCCCGTACCGCCGCGTGCGATGCGTCGAGCACCGCGACGCCGAGCGGCTCGAGCAACGCGCGCAACAGGACGACGTATGAGCTTCCAACGGTAGCTTGAGGCGCGTAGGCATTCCGAACCGCTTCGAGTACGCGCTGATCCGGTGCAGATCCGCTGGCCTCCTCCAACCGCTGGATCTGCGCGGTGACATCGCCCAGCGGCGTGTCAGCCATCGAGCGTCCCGACACGCTATCGGGCGACATGGATAGCAGCTCGAGCTTGCCGTGACGCACGACCGAGACGTGATTCGCTTCCACCAGGTCAGCATCGTCGGTGGCTGCCCAGAATACGGGCGCGACCGGACGTCCTGTGATTGCCGCGAGTGCATCAGCCATCTCGAGAAGTGTCACGGCCTTGTGCAACACGTAGAGCGGACCGCCGAACAGACCGGGCTGTTGCCCTCCCGTCACGACAAAGCCGCCTGATTCGGACGCAGTCCGCAAGCGGTCGGCAGCAATGCCCGACGGAGCGAACGCCGGCAGCAGATCTCCGAGCCACGACCGCTGCTGGAAATCATTCGCGGTTTGCGATGCCGCGGCATTCCACGCGGCGGCATTGCTCAACCTGGCGCCATACCACTCTGGCAGCGCGCCAGCGAGCGCGTTGCGCGCGAGCGGCGATCCGCCGATTGGCCGGGATATCGCGCGTATCATGAACGGTGCGCGAAGAAGATCGCCCTGGAGCTATCGGTGCTGAGCGGCGCACCGGAATACTCCCCCAGCTCGTGATCGACCGGGAACCCAGCATCGTGTAGCAGACATCGAAGATCGTCCGGCTCGAAGAGTCGCACTCGCTCGAGATATTTCCGCGGCGACCCTGCTGCGGAAATGTCCTTCTCGACGTAAAGGCCATCGGCGCTGATCCGTCGGTCCTGCGTCACGACGCGGTTCCCGATGCGGCGCGTGTCGTGCGGAACGAGCGTCGCACGCACCTGATCCGAGTTGAGATAGTCCAGCACGAATACTCCGTCAGGCCGTAGAACGCGGTTCACTTCGGACAGCACCACGCGGTTTTCGTCATCCGAAGAAAAGTAGCCGAAGCTCGTGAAAAGATTGACAACAAGATCAAAGCTGGCTCCGGCGAATGGCAGTATCCTCATGTCGGCCCGGACGTACGGCACTTCCGGCGCCTCCGACTTCGCCACCTCCAGCAACTCCATTGACAGATCCAGCCCCACTGTCCAGATGTGCTGGCACAACGCCCTCGTGTGACGACCGGACCCGCATGCCAGGTCCAGCGCACGCCCCGCCGGGTCGGGAGAAACCATGTTTCTGATGAGCCGAACCACCGAACGCGCTTCGTGTTCGTCCCGGTGTGGATACAGATCGAGGTACTCCTTGCCGAACCACCGCGTGAACCACTCGCTCATTTGTGGTATGGCTCGCCGCGGACGATCGTGCCTGCGCGATACAGCTGCTCCGCGAGCACGAGCCGGGCAAGCTCGTGCGGCAGCGTCCACGGCGCCAGCGACAACCGGATGTTCGCCCCATCGCGCAGACTGTCGTCCAGCCCGAATGCACCGCCAATCATGAAGACGACATCACGTGCAGCTTCCCGCTCTCCCTGTAGCCACGCGGCAAAACGCTCGGATGACATCGATTGCCCGCTCGTGTCGCACGCAACCTTCGTTGCGACATCGCCAACTCTCGCGCGGATGCGATCTCCCTCGCGAGCGCGTACACTCGCCGACGTGCTTGCATTGTCGGCACGCTCTGCCTTCACCTCGACGACTTCGATCGGCCAGTACCGCGCTGCGCGGGTCTCATAGTCGAGAATCGCCGCGGCGAGCGCCCTGTCCTTCGGGTGCCCGACCGCGGCGATCATCACACGCACTCGTACGGAACGTTAGGAGTAGATGCCCCGCAGGCGATGCACAGCCGCAACACGGCTGATCGAAAGCATGTACGCAGCAGTGCGCATGTTCACCTTGTGCGTCTTGGACAGCGCAAGAACATCCGCGAAGCTGCGACGCATGATCTCCGTGAGACGGTCGTTTACGGTCTTCTCATCCCAGAAGTAGCCACCGCGATCCTGCACCCACTCGAAGTACGACACAGTCACTCCGCCGGCATTCGCGAGAATGTCGGGGATGACGAAGATCCCCTTCTCGTCGAGAATCGAATCGGCCGCTGCGGTGGTCGGCCCGTTGGCGCCTTCGCAAACTACCTTCGCGCGAATGTCGTGCGCGTTCTTGGTCGTGATCACGCTCTCCAGCGCTGCCGGCAGCAGTACATCCACGTCGAGCGTGAGCAGCTCGGCACCGCTGATTGCGTCGCCACCCTTGAATCCCTTGAGCGACTTGTGCTTCTGCACATATGCAATCGCCTCCTGGACCTTGATACCGTTCGCGTTGTGGAACGCTGCATCGCGATCGCCGATCGCGACGATCTTCGCTCCGGACTCCTGAAGCAGCTTCGCAGCGGTCGATCCAACGTTGCCGAAGCCCTGAACCGCGATCGTGGACTTGCTCACGTGCATGCCGAGGTGCTCCAGCGCATCCGTCGTCACGATCGTGCAGCCACGCCCCGTTGCCTCGCGTCGTCCAAGTGAGCCACCCATCTCGACCGGCTTGCCCGTCACGACCGCGGTCGTCGTGTGACCGACGTGCATCGAGTACGTGTCCATCACCCAGGCCATCACGCGCTCGTTCGTATTCACATCGGGCGCAGGAACGTCCGAGTCCGGTCCGAGCGTCTGGATGATTCCATTCGTGTACCGCCGAGTCAGGCGCTCGAGCTCGCCTACGCTCATCTTGAGCGGATCGCAGACTACGCCACCCTTCGCACCACCGAACGGAATGTTCACGACAGCACACTTCCACGTCATCCACGCGGCGAGCGCCTTCACTTCCTCGAGCGTGACGTGCATGTCGAAACGAATGCCGCCCTTGCCCGGCCCGCGTGACGTGTTGTAGAGCACGCGGTGACCAGTGAAGACCTCGACCTCTCCGTTGTCCAGAACGACCGGGCACGACACGGTTATCTGCTTCTCCGGATTGCGAAGAATCTTGTAGATGCCAGGCTCCAGATCGAGCAGCTCTGCGGCACGGTCAAAACGCGACATCATCGCGTCGAATGGATTTTCCTCGTTCAAAACCGGGTCCTTGTCCGGGTGGACGATTTTATGAGTCGAAAGACGGTGATCGGTGGCCATTATTCAGCGATTGAAGTGGCTCGTTTGAATAAATTCGCGAGAGCTGACGCGACGAGAGAGTATCCCTCCGTCAGGCGCACAGCCTGTGAAAGATACCAAAGCTCCACTCCGTTCGCAGGCCAGACCCTCGTCAGCTTCACCGCGTCCTTTTCCGTCGTGACAACATATTTGTGACCTCGCGATTCGCTCACGATCCGCGCAGCGTCCGAAGCGATGTAGCCGTGATGGTCGCGAAAACGCAGCTCCGTCACATCGGCGCCAAGTTTCCGCAGTTGCGCGAAGAAGCTGGCCGGATCACCGATTCCAGCCACCGCGAGCACTCGCTCGCCGCGAAGCTTGTCGAGCACCATCGACTCCGCATCCGACGCACGGACCAGCGCGTCCGGTTGCAGCGCTGCTATTGCGAAGTCAGCATCGGGATGCTCGGCTCGAATAGCCCGCATCACATCACCCGCCTGCTCGCTGGTCGCGCTCTTCTGCGTGATGACGATGAAGTCCGCACGGTCCAGCGACCGCAGCGACTCCCGCAATGGTCCCGCAGGAAGCAATCGCAGATCGTTGCGCCAGCTCTCTGCGCTCACCAGCACTACATCGAGATCGCGCGACGCCCTGCGGTGCTGAAAGCCGTCGTCCAGTACGACGACGTCGGCCCCGCCCGCTGCAGCCGCGCTGATTCCCGCAGCACGGTCGGCCCCCGTAATCACCGCAACTCCGGGATTCATTCGTCCATGGAGATGCACTTCGTCGTCGCCGTAGCCACGCATCACAACCGCGGGACGGTGCCCGGCCGAGATCAGCTCGCCAACCAGATAGGCGCTGAACGGCGTCTTGCCAGTGCCGCCCACAGTGACATTCCCAACACTGATAGTCGGAATCGATGCCGGGTGTACGCGCAATGCGCCGCGGTCATACAACGCGTTCCTTGTTGCGACCACAGCGCCATAAAGCCATGACAGCGGCGTCACGACCGCGCGCATCAGTCGCGCGCGAAAAGATCTTCCGTACCATAGCTCGCCGACGGTCATCGACGTTCCTGATCGAGCGCCTGCGCTGTCGCGACCACCGCGTTCAGTGACGCCTCGAACGTCTCACCCTGCATCGCCGCGCCGCGCGAGTCGCTCGCATTCACGTACGTGGGATCGCCGTACACGAAAGTGAGCCGGGCGAACGGCTTCGGAATCATGAACCGGTCCCAGCTGCGCAGATGCCATGCGCGGGATGCCGCAACGCCGACAGTGACTATCGGCGCGCCGGCACGTTGGGCGGCGACGACTGCCCCGCTCGCGAATTTCCGCGCCGGCCCGCGTGGGCCGTCGGGCGTAACCGCTACCTCACTCCCTGTCGTCAGCGCGTCGCACATCGCGAGCAATGCGCGAGTTGCACCGCGCGTCGTCGATCCACGTATGGACCCGAATCCCAGACTCGCAGTGATCCGCGCGATCAACTCACCGTCGCGATGCTCGCTGATCAATACCTTTATCCCCTGGGACCTGTGCTGCACTGTCAACGGCAACAGCTGGCCGTGCCACAGTGCAAACACGAAAGGATGTCCCTGGGCGCGCAGCGCGCGCCAGCCGGCGTCGTTCACTTCGCTCACCCGCCACGTCCAGTACAACATGCGCAGCAACGCGGGGCCGAGTGCCACGGCCAGCCGCTGAATCCCAGTCAGCCGACTCCGCTCGGGCGCGGGCTCACTCATCCCGCCAGCCCCGAGATCATCTCCGCCACGCGACCGGCAGCACCGGGGGTACCGAGCTGGTTTCTGACTTCGATCAGCCCCTCACGCTGCACCTCGCGGTACGCTGCGTCATCCAGCAATCGTCCGAGCTCCGTCGCCACCGCCATCGGCTGCAATGCTCCCTGCACGAACTCGCGCGCAACTTCGCGTCCCGCGACGACGTTGACAAGCCCGATGTACGGTATCTTGACCACACGCCGCGCAATTGCATATGAAAGCCCGCCGGTGCGATACGCGACAGCCATGGGGCACTGCGCGATCGCCGCCTCGAGCGTCGTCGTCCCACTCTTGCAGAGCGCGACGTCGGCAGCACGGAACACGTCGAACGACGCGCCGCGCACGATTTCGAATGGACACTCCAGCGCATCCAGATTCACGGTCGGCGCACCGTGGACGATGACGCGAAGGCCCGGGTGTCGGCGCGCCAGCTCACGTCCGCTCTCTATGAATGGAGCAAAGTGACGCGCTATCTCCTGTTCCCGACTACCCGGAAACAACGCGAGCACCTGCTCATCGGGACCGATTCCGAGCCGCTCGCGAGCTTGCGCGCGCGTCGGCAGATTTTGCGCGCGATCCAGCAACGGGTGACCTACGAACGTCGTGTCGATTCCGTAGCCCGCGAGCAACGGGGCTTCGAAGGGAAGGATCACGGCAGCCTTTGTCACGAGCCTGGCGAGCTTCGGTAGCCGCCCTGCACCCCACGCCCATACCTGCGGCGTGACATAGTACAGCACAGGCACACCCGCCTCACGCGCGGCCGCTGCAACCTTCATGTTGAACCCGGGATAGTCGATCAGGACGACCACCGCGACGTTTCCGGTGGCCAGGCGCGCTCGAAGCTGACGCAACAGCGCGGCGTGCTTCGGTATGTGCCTTACGACCTCGACGAATCCCATCACCGCGAGCTCGGCGTAATCCCGCGTTATCTCGACGCCGCTCGCGCGCATGTGCGCGCCACCTACGCCCGCGGTCGCCAGATCGGGACGGATCTCTCGCAGCCGCGCCGCGACGCTGCCCGCGTGCATGTCGCCGGACGCCTCTCCGGCGACGAAAAGAACTTCACGCACCGATAGACGGGGCGTTGCGCTCGATGTCGCCCACGATCCTCAGCGCGACTTCCAGCGCCCGACGACCCGCGGCACCACTCACCACCAGCGGTGCGCTGCCGTTGAGTACCGCCGCGAAACTCTCGAACTCGAGCTTGAGCGGCTCCCCTTCCGGCGCCTCCAGTGCGATACGCTCAACGAAGTCCGCGAGATCCGGCGTCGTCCCGCTCGCGACGAGCGCGTGCAGATCGCCAGCCTTCTTCAATCGAAAGAATTCACCATTGCCCGCTCCAAGATCGAGCGAGAGATAGCCACTCGGCTGGAAGATTCGCACCTTGCGGAATCGCTCTCGCGAGATGCGGCTCGCGGTGATGTTGGCCACCGCGCCGGAGTCGAACGTGATGCGCGCATTTGCAATGTCCACCGTCTGCGTGAGCACGGGGATTCCCACCGCGGCGATGTTTCCCGCATGGGAATTGACGAGCGTCAGAATCAGATCGATGTCGTGAATCATCAGGTCGAGCACGACGGCGACATCCGATCCGCGAATGTTGAACGGCGCCAACCGGTCGCTCTCGATGAAGCGCGGATTGCTCACGTAGGGCAGCGCAGCACGTATCGCACGATTGAATCGCTCCACGTGCCCCGTCTGCACGACCGCACCCGTCCGCTGCGCGATTTCAAGCAGCGCGTCTGCTTCTTCGACGGTCGCCGTGATTGGCTTCTCGATCAGCACGTGCTTGCCGCGCTCCAGCGCCTTGCTCGCTACCGCGAAGTGCCGCGGTGTCGGAACGACGATCGTCACCGCATCGACGTCGTCGAGCAGAGTCTCCAGATCGCTGTAACTGGGAACCTCCAGCTCGGATGACACCTGCGCGGCGCGCTCCGGCCGCTCCTCCACGAATCCCGACAATCGGAACTCGGGCATCTGACGCAACAATCGAACATGATGATAGCCGAGCGCGCCGGCTCCGACTACACCAATGCGCAGTGGCTTCAAATGGCGACCCCGCGCTGGCTCGATTCCACGAACTGCACGAGCTGTATCACTTCGGGAATCTGCTCCACCTCCGCCATGACCCGCTCGACCGCCTGCGCGAGATTGAGCTCCGATCGGAACAACAGCCTATAGGCGCGCTTCAACTCGAGAATCGTCTCCGCCGAGAACCCGTTCCGGCGCAGTCCGACCGAATTCAGTCCGTACAGCTTCATCGGATTGCCGACCGCCTTGACGAACGGCGGCACGTCCTTCGACACACGTGAGCAGCCGCCAACTATCGCGTTGCGCCCGATTCGCGTGAACTGATGAACCGCCGTCACGCCCGAAAGGATGACGCGATCCTCCACCGTCACGTGGCCCGCAAGCTGCACCATGTTCGCGAGAACGACGCCCTCGCCGATATGACAGTCGTGCGCCAGATGCACATACGACATCACGAAGCTGTTAGGACCGACACTCGTCTTGAACGACTGCGACGTTCCGCGATTGATCGTGCTGTACTCGCGCACAACCGTATTGTCGCCGATCTCGACTGTCGTCCGCTCGCCCTTGAACTTGAGATCCTGCGGGTCGCTGCCGAGAACCGTCCCGACTCCGATCTTCACGTTCTTGCCGAGTATCACGTAGCGCTCGAGGCTGGCACGCGCCGATATCACGCAGCCGTCGCCGATCACACAATCCTCGCCAACGATTGCGAACGGTCCGATCTCGACGCCGTCCCCGAGCTCCGCGGAGGGCGAAACGATCGCGCTCGGATGAATTTTCGCCGTCATCTATCGCGCACCATCGCAGCCATCTCGGCCTCGGCTACCAGCTCGCCGTCGACCTTCGCTACGCCGCGCATCTTGCAGACAGCCCCGCGGATCTGGATCACGTCCAGCTCGAAGCGAATCTGATCGCCTGGCCGGACCGGCTTCCTGAAGCGAACGTTGTCGAGCGACATGAAGTACACGACTTTCTGCTCCGTCTCCTCCAGTCCGCCCATCAGCAACATTCCGCCGACCTGAGCCATCGCCTCTATTATCAGCACACCCGGCATGATGGGATGGCCGGGAAAGTGTCCCTGAAAAAATGGCTCGTTGATCGTGACGTTCTTCATCCCGACGATTCGCTGCTTCCCCTCGATCTCGAGTATTCGATCGATGAGAAGAAAGGGATACCGGTGCGGAAGGACCTTCATGATCTCTTCAATCGACATCGTGCCAGCCATGCTCTTCGCTCCTTGCTCTGTTGATCTGGAACGCCTTCCCGCGCGCACCATTTCCCGAACCAGCGTCACCGTACCGCGATGACTCGGCCGCACCGCGACGATTCGCGCCTTCACGCGCGAGCCGACCAGCGCGAGGTCACCCACACAGTCCAGCGCCTTGTGGCGCAGAAACTCGTCGTCCCAGCGCAACACGTTCGCGACGACGCCAATGTCGTCAAGAACTACTGCATTGTCGGTGGATGCGCCCTGGATCAGACCCTTCGCGCGCAGATCTTCGACTTCGTTGAGAAAGCCGAACGTCCGCGCCGCGGCCATCTGATCGCGATAGCTCTCCCGCCCAACAACATAGCGAGCCGACTGGCGTCCGATAACCGGATGCGGAAATTCGATCGTCACGTCCAGCAACAGCTCGTTCGCGGGATGCGCCTCGTACACCGAATTCCCGTCGATTACCCGAAGCGGCTCGGTCAGCGTGAGATATTCCGGTTCGCCCGGAAGCTCCTCGATCCCCACCCCGATCAATGCATCATAGAATGGAGCTGCGCTG
The window above is part of the Gemmatimonadota bacterium genome. Proteins encoded here:
- a CDS encoding bifunctional UDP-3-O-[3-hydroxymyristoyl] N-acetylglucosamine deacetylase/3-hydroxyacyl-ACP dehydratase, whose amino-acid sequence is MTRRTVSAPARIAGVGLHLGQPCELTFRPAAAGEGIRFRRVDLADKPVIPARVDQVTATERRTQLGSGAAAIHTVEHVLSAVAALEIDDLMIDMSGPEPPILDGSAAPFYDALIGVGIEELPGEPEYLTLTEPLRVIDGNSVYEAHPANELLLDVTIEFPHPVIGRQSARYVVGRESYRDQMAAARTFGFLNEVEDLRAKGLIQGASTDNAVVLDDIGVVANVLRWDDEFLRHKALDCVGDLALVGSRVKARIVAVRPSHRGTVTLVREMVRAGRRSRSTEQGAKSMAGTMSIEEIMKVLPHRYPFLLIDRILEIEGKQRIVGMKNVTINEPFFQGHFPGHPIMPGVLIIEAMAQVGGMLLMGGLEETEQKVVYFMSLDNVRFRKPVRPGDQIRFELDVIQIRGAVCKMRGVAKVDGELVAEAEMAAMVRDR